A window from Thunnus albacares chromosome 19, fThuAlb1.1, whole genome shotgun sequence encodes these proteins:
- the hdac1 gene encoding histone deacetylase 1 isoform X2, translating to MALSHGTKKKVCYYYDGDVGNYYYGQGHPMKPHRIRMTHNLLLNYGLYRKMEIYRPHKASGEEMTKYHSDDYIKFLRSIRPDNMSEYSKQMQRFNVGEDCPVFDGLFEFCQLSTGGSVAGAVKLNKQQTDIAINWAGGLHHAKKSEASGFCYVNDIVLAILELLKYHQRVLYIDIDIHHGDGVEEAFYTTDRVMTVSFHKYGEYFPGTGDLRDIGAGKGKYYAVNYPLRDGIDDESYEAIFKPIMAKVMEMYQPSAVVLQCGADSLSGDRLGCFNLTIKGHAKCVEYIKSFNLPLLMLGGGGYTIRNVARCWTYETAVALDCSIPNELPYNDYFEYFGPDFKLHISPSNMTNQNTNEYLEKIKQRLFENLRMLPHAPGVQMQAIPEDAPHPDSGDEDEEDPDKRVSIRAHDKRIACEEEFSDSEDEAEGQGGGRRNAANHKKAKRVKKEEEKEGEEKKEVKEEEKEEEKMDTSGPKEEVKTT from the exons ATGGCGCTGTCTCatggaacaaagaaaaaagtttgCTATTACTATGACG gTGATGTGGGGAACTACTATTATGGCCAGGGCCATCCTATGAAACCCCACAGGATCCGCATGACACACAACCTCCTCCTGAACTATGGACTGTACAGGAAAATGGAGATCTAT AGACCACACAAAGCCAGCGGTGAAGAGATGACGAAATACCACAGCGACGACTATATTAAGTTCCTGAGGTCCATCCGACCAGACAACATGTCTGAGTACAGCAAACAGATGCAGAGAT TCAACGTCGGAGAGGACTGTCCAGTGTTTGATGGTCTGTTTGAGTTCTGCCAGCTCTCGACAGGAGGCTCTGTAG CCGGGGCAGTGAAGCTGAAcaagcagcagacagacatcGCCATCAACTGGGCCGGCGGACTCCACCACGCCAAGAAGTCCGAGGCCTCTGGTTTCTGCTACGTCAACGACATCGTCCTCGCCATCCTCGAGCTGCTCAA GTACCACCAACGAGTGCTATACATAGACATTGACATTCACCATGGTGATGGCGTGGAGGAGGCCTTCTACACCACAGACAGGGTCATGACTGTCTCTTTCCACAAGTACGGGGAGTACTTCCCTGGCACCGGAGACCTGAGG GACATTGGAGCTGGAAAGGGCAAGTACTACGCAGTCAACTACCCGCTTAGAGACGGCATTGATGATGAGTCGTACGAAGCCATCTTCAAACCT atcaTGGCTAAAGTCATGGAGATGTACCAGCCAAGTGCTGTGGTGCTTCAGTGTGGAGCTGATTCCCTTTCAGGAGACAGATTGGGCTGCTTCAACCTGACCATCAAAG GCCATGCCAAGTGTGTGGAGTACATCAAAAGTTTCAACCTCCCCCTGCTGATGCTGGGCGGCGGCGGCTACACCATTCGTAACGTGGCCCGTTGCTGGACCTACGAAACCGCCGTCGCCTTGGACTGCTCCATCCCCAACGAGCTGCCCTACAACGATTACTTCGAGTACTTTGGGCCCGACTTCAAGCTGCACATCAGCCCGTCCAACATGACCAACCAGAACACCAACGAGTACCTAGAGAAGATCAAGCAGCGTCTGTTTGAAAACTTGCGCATGCTGCCTCACGCCCCCGGCGTCCAGATGCAGGCCATCCCCGAGGACGCTCCCCACCCGGACAGCGGAGACGAGGATGAGGAGGACCCCGACAAACGTGTTTCTA ttcgGGCTCACGACAAGAGGATAGCCTGCGAGGAGGAGTTTTCCGACTCTGAGGACGAGGCAGAGGGGCAGGGAGGAGGCCGCAGGAACGCAGCCAACCACAAGAAGGCGAAACGagtgaagaaggaggaagagaaggaaggagaggaaaagaaag aagtgaaagaggaagagaaggaggaagagaagatggACACATCAGG ACCAAAAGAAGAAGTGAAGACAACTTGA
- the hdac1 gene encoding histone deacetylase 1 isoform X1, which yields MALSHGTKKKVCYYYDGDVGNYYYGQGHPMKPHRIRMTHNLLLNYGLYRKMEIYRPHKASGEEMTKYHSDDYIKFLRSIRPDNMSEYSKQMQRFNVGEDCPVFDGLFEFCQLSTGGSVAGAVKLNKQQTDIAINWAGGLHHAKKSEASGFCYVNDIVLAILELLKYHQRVLYIDIDIHHGDGVEEAFYTTDRVMTVSFHKYGEYFPGTGDLRDIGAGKGKYYAVNYPLRDGIDDESYEAIFKPIMAKVMEMYQPSAVVLQCGADSLSGDRLGCFNLTIKGHAKCVEYIKSFNLPLLMLGGGGYTIRNVARCWTYETAVALDCSIPNELPYNDYFEYFGPDFKLHISPSNMTNQNTNEYLEKIKQRLFENLRMLPHAPGVQMQAIPEDAPHPDSGDEDEEDPDKRVSIRAHDKRIACEEEFSDSEDEAEGQGGGRRNAANHKKAKRVKKEEEKEGEEKKGETLQKIDQDSCCRRTNALIITCCLCFLEVKEEEKEEEKMDTSGPKEEVKTT from the exons ATGGCGCTGTCTCatggaacaaagaaaaaagtttgCTATTACTATGACG gTGATGTGGGGAACTACTATTATGGCCAGGGCCATCCTATGAAACCCCACAGGATCCGCATGACACACAACCTCCTCCTGAACTATGGACTGTACAGGAAAATGGAGATCTAT AGACCACACAAAGCCAGCGGTGAAGAGATGACGAAATACCACAGCGACGACTATATTAAGTTCCTGAGGTCCATCCGACCAGACAACATGTCTGAGTACAGCAAACAGATGCAGAGAT TCAACGTCGGAGAGGACTGTCCAGTGTTTGATGGTCTGTTTGAGTTCTGCCAGCTCTCGACAGGAGGCTCTGTAG CCGGGGCAGTGAAGCTGAAcaagcagcagacagacatcGCCATCAACTGGGCCGGCGGACTCCACCACGCCAAGAAGTCCGAGGCCTCTGGTTTCTGCTACGTCAACGACATCGTCCTCGCCATCCTCGAGCTGCTCAA GTACCACCAACGAGTGCTATACATAGACATTGACATTCACCATGGTGATGGCGTGGAGGAGGCCTTCTACACCACAGACAGGGTCATGACTGTCTCTTTCCACAAGTACGGGGAGTACTTCCCTGGCACCGGAGACCTGAGG GACATTGGAGCTGGAAAGGGCAAGTACTACGCAGTCAACTACCCGCTTAGAGACGGCATTGATGATGAGTCGTACGAAGCCATCTTCAAACCT atcaTGGCTAAAGTCATGGAGATGTACCAGCCAAGTGCTGTGGTGCTTCAGTGTGGAGCTGATTCCCTTTCAGGAGACAGATTGGGCTGCTTCAACCTGACCATCAAAG GCCATGCCAAGTGTGTGGAGTACATCAAAAGTTTCAACCTCCCCCTGCTGATGCTGGGCGGCGGCGGCTACACCATTCGTAACGTGGCCCGTTGCTGGACCTACGAAACCGCCGTCGCCTTGGACTGCTCCATCCCCAACGAGCTGCCCTACAACGATTACTTCGAGTACTTTGGGCCCGACTTCAAGCTGCACATCAGCCCGTCCAACATGACCAACCAGAACACCAACGAGTACCTAGAGAAGATCAAGCAGCGTCTGTTTGAAAACTTGCGCATGCTGCCTCACGCCCCCGGCGTCCAGATGCAGGCCATCCCCGAGGACGCTCCCCACCCGGACAGCGGAGACGAGGATGAGGAGGACCCCGACAAACGTGTTTCTA ttcgGGCTCACGACAAGAGGATAGCCTGCGAGGAGGAGTTTTCCGACTCTGAGGACGAGGCAGAGGGGCAGGGAGGAGGCCGCAGGAACGCAGCCAACCACAAGAAGGCGAAACGagtgaagaaggaggaagagaaggaaggagaggaaaagaaaggtgAGACCCTTCAGAAGATTGATCAGGACTCGTGCTGTAGACGAACAAACGCTTTAATAATCACTTGTTGTCTTTGCTTCCTAgaagtgaaagaggaagagaaggaggaagagaagatggACACATCAGG ACCAAAAGAAGAAGTGAAGACAACTTGA
- the marcksl1b gene encoding MARCKS-related protein 1-B produces the protein MGSQASKGEVAAEANAAAADAAAVKTNGQENGHVKTNGDVSTKPDGDAAATNGSAEAAKEPEAGAGGDTIEPAPAADGEAAKPEGEAAAKETPKKKKKKFSFKKSFNFKLNLKKNKKSEAVKEEAAAAAAASEEKPAENGAAAPAEEKKEEVKEEAAAAAVPAAATEAEAPKAEEGPAKEEAPKEEAKEAAAPAPEATKPTEESSSTPAPSEKKE, from the exons ATGGGATCCCAGGCATCCAAGGGAGAGGTGGCCGCGGAGGCGAACGCTGCTGCCGCTGATGCTGCAGCTGTCAAAACCAATGGACAG GAGAATGGACATGTGAAGACCAATGGTGATGTCTCTACAAAGCCCGATGGGGATGCTGCCGCTACCAACGGCTCAGCCGAGGCAGCCAAGGAGCCTGAAGCCGGCGCAGGAGGCGACACTATTGAGCCGGCACCTGCTGCAGATGGAGAGGCTGCTAAACCTGAGGGCGAGGCTGCAGCTAAGGAAACccccaagaagaagaagaagaagttctCCTTTAAGAAGTCCTTCAACTTCAAGCTGAATctgaagaagaacaagaagagcGAGGCCGTCAAAGAGGAagcagccgccgccgccgccgcctccgAGGAGAAGCCAGCAGAGAACggagctgctgctcctgcagaggagaagaaggaggaggtgaaggaggaagctgctgctgctgctgttcctgcCGCTGCCACCGAGGCCGAGGCCCCAAAGGCAGAGGAGGGGCCGGCTAAAGAGGAGGCCCCCAAGGAGGAGGCCAAGGAGGCAGCTGCTCCGGCCCCTGAGGCCACAAAACCAACAGAGGAGAGCAGCTCGACCCCTGCTCCCTCTGAAAAGAAAGAGTGA